GTGCACCGTATGGGCCTACGTCTGCAACCTCACGCCGGGCGTGCAGTCGCTGCGTCTCGACCAGCTGTCGCTGCAGCCGTCAGACGGCCCGAGGATCGAGGCGACCGCGCTTCCGACGCGAACGCTCGCGCTGGAGCCCGGCGAGCTGATCCTGGTCCACCCCGCGTTTCGCTGGGGGGCGATGTCGGGCGGCACCTCGCGTCCGCCGCAGCTGACGCTCCGGCTCGAGGGCTATGGCGTGCTGCGCGTGCCGCTGCGCGAGCGAACGACCAACCTGGGCGCGCTCGATGAGCTTCCTTCGGGACTTCGCGAGCCGCTGGCCTCTGAGCTCACGGCAGCGGGGGCGCTGCGTCGGGCCAGCCCGTGATGACGTTCAGGAGCATCGGGTCGTGGCGGCGGATCGCCGCACGACTCGAACAAGGGGGTCGAGGAGGTCTCATGCGTTTCGCCCATCTTCAGAGGTTCGTGCTCGCCGCCGTTCTCACGGCGCTCGTGCTGCTCGCCCGCCCGGTGGCGGCAGATGTTCCTGCTGATCCCGCGGGGGCATACGCCATGCGCTTCACGGTGCCCCTCGAAACCCTGAAGGCTGATTTCGGTCTGCCGCCTCGCTACGACCCTCACGAGGAGGGTGAGATCGCCTACAGCCGATGGTACGTGATGTCGAGCTATCCTACGGCCTCGCGCCAGGTGGTTGCGGCCTGGGGACCGCGGGCGCGTCGCTATCCCGCGCCGACACCGCCCGCCGGCGTTGACGCGGTCACCTGGAAGCGCGAGCGCGTGCTGGCTGCGGCGCAGAAGCTGATCGGGTATGGCTATCAGCATCACCACCTCCCAGATTTCGATCCTGGCCCCGGCTGGCCGTGGCGCAAGGTGGCGACGGGGCGCAACGGCAAGGGCGTCGACTGCTCGAACTTCACGGCGTTCTGCTACAACTACGCCCTTGGCATGCAGCTGCCCACGGCTATCGGCTCGCAGTCCGACATGCGTGATGTCGAGGGGCTGCAGGTTGCGTCGCTCGAGCTTCCGCCCAGCCGAGCCGGCGCGCCCACGCCGTTCGAGCGCTTCACCCGTGTGCTTGCGCCGGGCGATCTGCTGTTCGTGCGCAACCGAGGCGAGCGGGTGGCGCACGTGGTGATCTGGGTGGGCGCGAACGGCGCGGGGTGTCGTGATCCCCTCGTCATCGACTCAACCGACGTCGACACCGCTGACGACAAAGGGCAGGGCATTCCCCACGGGGTGCAGCTGCGACCGTTCCGGGACGGGGGGCGCTACCACACGCTCTTTGATCACGCGGTGCGCCTGATTCGCTGAGCGCGATGCTGCCCGAAGCGGTCAGGAGTGCGGCCCGGC
The window above is part of the Pseudomonadota bacterium genome. Proteins encoded here:
- a CDS encoding peptidoglycan endopeptidase, which codes for MTFRSIGSWRRIAARLEQGGRGGLMRFAHLQRFVLAAVLTALVLLARPVAADVPADPAGAYAMRFTVPLETLKADFGLPPRYDPHEEGEIAYSRWYVMSSYPTASRQVVAAWGPRARRYPAPTPPAGVDAVTWKRERVLAAAQKLIGYGYQHHHLPDFDPGPGWPWRKVATGRNGKGVDCSNFTAFCYNYALGMQLPTAIGSQSDMRDVEGLQVASLELPPSRAGAPTPFERFTRVLAPGDLLFVRNRGERVAHVVIWVGANGAGCRDPLVIDSTDVDTADDKGQGIPHGVQLRPFRDGGRYHTLFDHAVRLIR